The stretch of DNA CTGCAGGCGGACCTCACCGCCGTGGCGCCGGGCTATCTCGCCCCCGAACTGAGCGAGAAGCTCCTGACCATGGCTGACGCCGAGGGCCAAGGACCAGCCACCATCTACCGGTTCTCCGTCTCGTCGGTCCGTCGCGCCCTCGACGCCGGCCAGGACGGGCAGGCCCTGCTGGACTTCCTGCGCCAGCATTCCGCCACCGCCATTCCGCAGCCCCTCACCTACCTGATCGAAGACACCGCGGCCCGGCATGCCAGGCTCCGGGTCGGGGCTGCCGCCAGCTTCATCCAGAGCGAGGACGAAACGGCGTTGCTGGAGCTGCTCAACGCATCCGCGGCGTCCGGGCTGAGCCTGTCCCGCATCGCCCCGACCGTGCTCGTCTCCTCCGCCCCGCCCCGTGAAACCGCCCAGGTGCTCCGGAGCCTGGGGCTATCCCCGGCCGTGGAGGAGTCCGAGTCGGCCGTCGTCCGGCTGCGCCGCGCCACGCCCGCCCCGAACGGCACCTCGCGGCCGGTGTACACCCCGCCGCGCACCGCTCCGCCGGAGGCTGACGTCGACGCGCAGCTGGCCGTGCTGCGCGGTGGCCGCCCTGCAGCCGACGGAACCGGGGCCCATCCCGCCGCCGCCGGCAGCGAGGAGGCCGTCCAGCTGGGGCTCGAGACCTTGCTCAAGGCGATCAGGCTCAAGCAGCGGGTGGTGATGAACGTCGTGGACGGGATGGGGAATGCGGTTCCCGAAACAGTTGTTCCGCTAGCTGTGAACGGTGGACGCGTACGGGTCTTTGATCCGGCGAAGGAGACCGAACGTGTGCTGTCCATCCACCGGATTATTGATGTAGAAGCGGCTGAGGAATTGCTCCAGTGAATGACGGACCCCTGATCGTCCAGAGTGACAAGACCATCCTGCTCGAGGTCGACCACGAACTGGCCACCGAGGCCCGACACGCCATCGCGGCCTTCGCGGAACTGGAGCGCGCCCCGGAGCATGTACACAGTTACCGGTTGACGCCCCTGGGCCTCTGGAATGCCCGGGCCGCCGGGCTCGACGCCGAAAAGGTTCTCGACACGCTGCTGAAGTACTCCCGGTTCCCGGTGCCACATTCGCTGCTGATCGACGTCGAAGAGACGATGTCCCGCTATGGGCGGCTGCGGCTTGAAAAAGACCCGCAGCACGGCCTGGTCATGCGCACCTCCGACTATCCCGTGCTGGAGGAGGTGAGCCGTGCCAAGAAGATCGCGCCCTTGCTGGGGCCGCGGATCGACGGGGAGACCGTGGTGGTGCACTCTTCCCAGCGCGGACAGCTCAAGCAGCTTCTGCTTAAGCTCGGCTGGCCCGCCGAGGACCTGGCCGGCTACGTCGACGGGACGCCGCATGCGATACTGCTGGACGAATCCGACTGGAAACTGCGCCCGTACCAGCGGCTGGCGACGGAAAACTTCTGGGCTGGCGGCAGCGGCGTCGTCGTGCTCCCCTGCGGGGCCGGCAAAACGCTGGTAGGCGCCGCGGCGATGGCCACAAGCTCCACCACCACCCTCATCCTGGTCACCAACACCGTGTCCGCCCGCCAGTGGAAGGACGAACTGCTCAGACGGACCTCCCTGACCGAAGAGGAGATCGGCGAATATTCGGGCTCCGTCAAGGAGGTCCGGCCAGTCACGATCGCCACCTACCAGGTCCTGACTACGAAGCGGGGCGGACTGTACCCGCACCTGGAGCTTGTGGACGGCAATGACTGGGGACTCATCATCTACGACGAGGTCCATCTGCTGCCCGCCCCGATTTTCCGGATGACGGCGGACCTGCAGGCGCGCCGCCGGCTCGGCCTCACCGCCACCCTGGTCCGCGAGGACGGTCGGGAGGGCGAGGTCTTCAGCCTGATCGGGCCCAAGCGCTATGACGCGCCGTGGAAGGACATCGAGGCCCAGGGGTACATTGCACCGGCGGACTGCGTGGAGGTCCGGATCGACCTGCCGCGCGATGAGCGCGTCGCGTACGCCATGGCCGAGGATGCGGACAAATACCGGCTGTGCTCCACGTCAGAGTCCAAGACCCACGTGGTGGAGCAACTCGTCGCCGAGCACGCCGGTGAACAGCTCCTCGTGATCGGGCAGTACATCGACCAGCTGGACGAGCTCGGCGAGCGCCTGAAGGTACCCGTCATCAAAGGCGAGACGTCCGTGAAGGAGCGCCAGAGGCTCTTCGACGCCTTCCGCGCCGGTGAGGTCCAGACCCTGGTGGTGTCCAAGGTCGCCAACTTTTCGATCGACCTGCCCGAGGCCTCCGTTGCCATCCAGGTCTCCGGGTCCTTCGGTTCCCGACAGGAGGAAGCCCAGCGGCTCGGACGGCTGCTGCGGCCCAAGAAGGACGGCCGCGCGGCCCGTTTCTACTCGCTCGTGGCCCGCGACACCCTGGACCAGGACTTCGCGGCCAAGCGCCAGCGCTTCCTGGCCGAGCAGGGCTACGCGTACCGGATCATGGACGCGAAGGACGTGGGCGCAACCGGCTAGCTGGCGTCCACCGAACACACATCTGCCATTCAGAAAACTCCCAGTGTCTGGGAGCATCATGGGAGTCATGAAAAAGAACGGTCCAGAAGCCAAGCTGCTTGTCGTCGATGATGAACCGAACATCCGCGAGCTGCTTTCCACTTCCCTCCGCTTCGCCGGCTTCGAGGTCGTTTCGGCCGGGAACGGGCGGGACGCGCTTGCCGCAGCCGAGCTCCACTCCCCCGACCTCGCTGTGCTGGACGTCATGCTGCCGGACATGGATGGATTCACCGTCACCCGCCGCCTGCGTGCAGCCGGCAAACACTTCCCCGTGCTGTTCCTGACTGCCAAGGACGACACCGAGGACAAGGTGATGGGGCTTACGGTGGGCGGCGATGACTACGTCACCAAACCTTTCAGCCTCGACGAAGTCGTGGCGCGCATCCGCGCCGTGCTGCGCCGTACCCAGCCCCTGCAGGACGACGACGCGGTGATCCGGGTGGATGACCTGGAGCTCGACGACGACGCCCACGAGGTGCGCCGCGGCAGCACCGTGATCGAGCTGTCCCCCACCGAGTTCAAGCTCCTGCGCTACCTCATGCTCAACCCCAACCGTGTCCTGTCCAAGGCGCAGATCCTGGACCACGTCTGGGAATACGACTTCAACGGGGATGCCTCGATTGTGGAGTCCTACATCTCGTATCTCCGCCGCAAGGTGGACATCGACCCGGAGGCCCCGGCTTTGATCCAGACCAAGCGCGGCGTCGGCTACGTGCTGCGGACGGCAGAGAAGCGCTGACCTTGCTGCTGCGCTGGAAATCGGCCCCGCTGAGGTCACAGCTCGTCGCCATCATGACGGCCTTGATGCTGGTGGCCCTGACAGCGACCGGCGCCGGTACCCTGACGCTGCTGCACAGCTACCTGCAGGGGCAGGTCGACGACAAGCTCAAAGCCGCCGTCGAATCGGTGCGCCAGCAGAATTCCTTCAGCCAGCTGCAGGAACAAAACCCGAACATCCCCACCGACTATTCCCTCATGCTCTTCAGCCCCGGGCTGCCGCCCTATCCCTTCGGCGGGGACAAGGCATCGCGCCCGGACATCAGCAATATCTCCGCCGCCGAGGCCAGGGTCCGCCAGCAGCAGCCCTACCAGGTCAGCGGCACGGACGGACACAACTGGCGGGTCGTGGCCCTCAGCGTGGTGGACTCCAACGACCGCACCGCGGTGGTGGTGATCGGGCTCCCCCTCGCGCCGGTGGACTCCGTGATGGAACATGCCGTCCTGGTGGTGGTCGGCGTCGGGCTGCTGACCCTGGTGCTGGCCTTCCTGATCGCCACCTGGAGCATCTCCCGGTCCTTCCGTCCGTTGGCCCGGGTGGAGAAGACCGCGGCGGCCATCGCCGCCGGGGACCTGTCACGGCGCGTGGAAATCGAAAACCCGAGCACCGAGGTCGGCCGGCTCGGCAGCTCGCTGAACGCCATGCTGGCCCACATTGAAACTGCCTTCGCCGCCCGGATGGCGTCCGAGGAGCGGATGCGCCGCTTCGCCGCTGACGCCTCCCACGAACTGCGGACCCCGCTCGTGACCATCCGCGGATTCTCGGAACTGTACCGGCACGGTGCCCTGTCCACCCCGGAGGACGTCGCCACCGCGATGGGGCGGATTGAAAGCGAAGCCAAGCGCATGGGAACCATGGTCGAGGACCTCCTGCTGCTGGCCCGCATCGACGAGCAGCGCCCGCTGGCGCGGAAGCCCGTGGACCTGCTGTTGCTGGCCCATGATGCGGTGGTGGATACCCAGGCAAGCGACCGCAGCCGCGCCATCTCCCTCAGCGGGCTCGACGGCGGCCCTGCCACCGCCGCGCCGGTGCTCGGCGACGAGGCCAAACTGCGGCAGGTGCTGGGCAACCTGGTCGGCAATGCCCTGCGCTACACCCCGGAGGGCAGCCCCATCGAGCTCGCCGTCGGTGTGCGGACATCGGAGGACGGCCGGCGGCACTCGGTGATTGAGGTCCGCGACCATGGTCCTGGGGTCCCCGAGGAGGAGGCCGCCCGGATTTTCGAGCGGTTCTACCGCGCGGACACCTCCCGGACACGGGAAACCGGCGGCAGCGGACTGGGGCTCGCCATCGTTGCTGCCATCGTCGGATCCCATTCGGGCACGGTCCAGGCCACAAAGACCGACGGCGGCGGCGCCACCTTGGTGGTCAGCCTTCCATACCTGGACGGAGCCTTCGCCGACGAGGACGCGGCCGATGACGGCAGGCCCGATGAGGCGACCGCCGACGACGGCATACACGATGAGGTGACCGCCGACGACGGTACGGCACACCACGGCACTGTTGGCGACGACACGGCAGGCAGGGCTAGGGCGGGCAGCCACGGCGCGGCCGAGGCGGACAGCCACGGCGCGGCCCAGCCGGACAACCGCCTTTCCCCATAAAGGGCTCACTCCAAGCGATCCTTGGCGTCCCACTCGGCGCCACCAGTTCCCCGGATCGTCCCGACCTCGCGGCCGCGCTTTGCCGGCCAGCGCCAGAGCTCCTGATGCCGCCCTACTCGCCGAGAAACAGGTCGCTTTCCGTCGTCAGCGCGATCTCGCCGACGGGCCGCCCCGACGTCCCGTGGTAGCCGCGGTTCGTATAGCCGGCCTCGAGCAGGTAGGCTCCGCCGGCGAGCTGGGGAAGGTCGACAGCAAGGACGATGCCGTACGAGTAGCCGGGTTCGAGCCCGAGGTAGCTGTCGTCGTCATCGGGCCTGAGCTTCGGCTTGATCTTCGGCGGGTGGGTTTCGAAGCGGGTCTCCCCGGCGGGGTCGCGCACGACGAGCGTGATGAACGCCCCTGCCGGTGCGAGCAGCTTCGGCACCCAGGCCACTTCGTCGGCGGTGTCCGGCTGGTGCAGGCTGACGTGAACTCGCAGCGGCGCCGTCGCCAGCACGTCCATAAGCAGCGTGAGGGACCCGCTCACCACTTCTGCGCCTTCTTGTGGGCTTTGACCCGTGTGGCCAGCGCGTCGACCGCCGGCGCCTGTGCGCGGTAGGGCGGGTCGCCGGGTGAGTCGCCCATCGCGTTCCACTTCATGCGGGCCGCTTTCATCTCGGCGTCGAAGAGCGTCTTCGCCTGCGGCTCGAGGATCTTCTCGGCGTCCGCCTGGGCCGGCGTGGCTGTGGTGTCGACTTGGAGCTTGGCCACCTTCTTGTCGGCCTCCGTCATCCCCACCCGGGCGAGTTTCAGCCACTCGTTGCTCCAGTGGTAATCCTCGTGGAGGTCTTCCGCCCGGTACGCGGACCAGTGGTCCGGGATGCCTTCTCGATTGTCCTTAAAGTCCTTGAGAATGGCCGTGACATTGCCGCTGGTGACATTTGTCAGCGCCCCGGAGTCGTCGTCCGGTGTCGGTGCAGGGTAGCGGTCGTTGGTGAAGTAGACGATCTGAATGGTCCCGGTGGCCTCGACCGTGTCGACGACATAGGTCCAGCGCTTGCGCTTCTTGTCCTCCACGGCGTGACCGGTAAACGTCGGATCGTCCGCGTGCGTGGTGCTGGCGGCCGAGTTCGACCGCGTCGGCGCGGGCTTGTTGAGCGTCGCGTTGAAGGCGGCCCGCTGGACGGCGAGCATGGGCACCGGGTCGGCCAGCACTCGCTGCACGACGCAGGCCCCGTCCTTGAGACGTTCCTTGTCCTCGTCACCCTCCATCTTCGGCTTGGCGTGTGCGGCCGACCCGGCGACCAGTCGCTGGACGGCGCGGTTGCCGGCGCTGCGCTGCAAGGCCAGGACCGCTGCCTCGCGGGAGCGGAAGGACGGAGCGGGGGACGGGGTGATGGCTTCCTCATCTCGGTCGGACCGGCGCATGCCCGCCCGATTTGGACTGCCGTCGGATCCGATTCGCGTATTCCTGCCCATCACTCACCATCCGTTCCGTAGCATCGGGATCACCCCTCGGGACCCGGGGCGACCGCAGCGGATGCCACCATGCTCCTCCAAAAAGGTCCCCCCGGATAGGGTCAAACCGCTGGCGTGGTGCCGCTGACGGACCCAAGGGTCCGCTTTCGGAACACAAAGCCGCCAAATAGATAAAACAGAACGGCGCCATCAAACGGCGATAGTCACGGGCCGTTCATGGTGCAGCCTCACCTGCTGTCGAAGTCGTTCGAACAAGATCGCGCGAAGGTTTTGGTGTTGTGTAAACGGGTTTGACCGCTGAAGCGTTCGATATCCACTAGCCGCCTTCGTCCGCCTGTGGGTTCATGGAGGGTCTACAGCGCTGGACGGCCTCGGAAAGATGCTGGGCACCGCTCACCTTCGAGCGGCGCATGCGGCCGGTCGTGGAGGTGGCGCAGGCCTCCGGGACGCGAGCCGCATCAACGTTCCTCCCGGCGAACAGGGGGCAACGCCTCCTGCGGCGGTGGGTCATCCGGGCCACCGCCATGCCCGGAGTCGACCGTCTGGTGGCGCGGCAGATCCTGCGGACGATCGCGAAGTAACGTCAGCCGGGTGGAAAAGCCTCCGTGGTTGTCCACATAGGCCCATCCGCCAAGGACCGCGGCGGCCTCACCTGCCTAGGCTGGTGGTGTCCGGAAAGCCCGGACGAGCCAGCCCCGTCCGGCGTCGCCTGCCGGCGACGGACCGGGCTGCTCCCAGCAGCCACCGGGAGGTTAACCATGAGCATCATCTCCGTCGACACCGAGCTTCTCCAGCTGAAGTCGGCGAACGTCAAGGCGACGGTCGAGAGAATCAGCGCTGACGTCCAGTCGATGAAACTCGGCCTCGACGAGCTGCAGGCCAGCTGGCGCGGGGCAGCGGCAACGAACTTCCAGGCCCTCGTCGCCGAGTGGGCCTTGACCCAGGGCAGGGTCGAGGCCTCCCTGGCCTCCATCAATCTGGCGCTTACCGCCGCGGCAGCCAGCTATGACCAGACCGAGATAACCAACACCCAGCGCTTCGGGTAACACCGCCAACGGCCAGTGTCTGGCCCGGGCCGCGCCTCAGGCCTCCGGAGTCCCCTGGTGGAACCGCAGCCGCCACTGGGCACCTTCACGCACCCACAGGGAGCTGCGCAGGGTGGTTCCGGAGCGGGCGTAGCTGCGGTAAGTCAACAGAACGGTGCTGTCCCCCAGCCGGTCGGCGCCCAGCAGCTCCAGATCCGTCGGGCCTTCGGGGCTCTGCTCCAGCTCCATCATCATCGCGTCCCGGGTCCAGATCCGGCCCGAGGCTCCGATCTCGGTGAAGTCCGGATGCAGCAAGACGCCGGTCCGTCCCAGGTCTGCCCGGGTGTCCGGGCGCAGGAGCTCACGTTCGAGCGCTTCGACGATGGCCTCCGGGCTGGCGTCCATGCCCGGCGCCGGCGTGGACTCCTCCTCGAGCACACTGAAGAGGTCCGGTTCGTCGAACCCTCCGGCGTCGCCG from Arthrobacter sp. B3I9 encodes:
- a CDS encoding DNA repair helicase XPB, with translation MNDGPLIVQSDKTILLEVDHELATEARHAIAAFAELERAPEHVHSYRLTPLGLWNARAAGLDAEKVLDTLLKYSRFPVPHSLLIDVEETMSRYGRLRLEKDPQHGLVMRTSDYPVLEEVSRAKKIAPLLGPRIDGETVVVHSSQRGQLKQLLLKLGWPAEDLAGYVDGTPHAILLDESDWKLRPYQRLATENFWAGGSGVVVLPCGAGKTLVGAAAMATSSTTTLILVTNTVSARQWKDELLRRTSLTEEEIGEYSGSVKEVRPVTIATYQVLTTKRGGLYPHLELVDGNDWGLIIYDEVHLLPAPIFRMTADLQARRRLGLTATLVREDGREGEVFSLIGPKRYDAPWKDIEAQGYIAPADCVEVRIDLPRDERVAYAMAEDADKYRLCSTSESKTHVVEQLVAEHAGEQLLVIGQYIDQLDELGERLKVPVIKGETSVKERQRLFDAFRAGEVQTLVVSKVANFSIDLPEASVAIQVSGSFGSRQEEAQRLGRLLRPKKDGRAARFYSLVARDTLDQDFAAKRQRFLAEQGYAYRIMDAKDVGATG
- a CDS encoding WXG100 family type VII secretion target yields the protein MSIISVDTELLQLKSANVKATVERISADVQSMKLGLDELQASWRGAAATNFQALVAEWALTQGRVEASLASINLALTAAAASYDQTEITNTQRFG
- a CDS encoding cell wall metabolism sensor histidine kinase WalK, which codes for MLLRWKSAPLRSQLVAIMTALMLVALTATGAGTLTLLHSYLQGQVDDKLKAAVESVRQQNSFSQLQEQNPNIPTDYSLMLFSPGLPPYPFGGDKASRPDISNISAAEARVRQQQPYQVSGTDGHNWRVVALSVVDSNDRTAVVVIGLPLAPVDSVMEHAVLVVVGVGLLTLVLAFLIATWSISRSFRPLARVEKTAAAIAAGDLSRRVEIENPSTEVGRLGSSLNAMLAHIETAFAARMASEERMRRFAADASHELRTPLVTIRGFSELYRHGALSTPEDVATAMGRIESEAKRMGTMVEDLLLLARIDEQRPLARKPVDLLLLAHDAVVDTQASDRSRAISLSGLDGGPATAAPVLGDEAKLRQVLGNLVGNALRYTPEGSPIELAVGVRTSEDGRRHSVIEVRDHGPGVPEEEAARIFERFYRADTSRTRETGGSGLGLAIVAAIVGSHSGTVQATKTDGGGATLVVSLPYLDGAFADEDAADDGRPDEATADDGIHDEVTADDGTAHHGTVGDDTAGRARAGSHGAAEADSHGAAQPDNRLSP
- a CDS encoding response regulator transcription factor, translated to MKKNGPEAKLLVVDDEPNIRELLSTSLRFAGFEVVSAGNGRDALAAAELHSPDLAVLDVMLPDMDGFTVTRRLRAAGKHFPVLFLTAKDDTEDKVMGLTVGGDDYVTKPFSLDEVVARIRAVLRRTQPLQDDDAVIRVDDLELDDDAHEVRRGSTVIELSPTEFKLLRYLMLNPNRVLSKAQILDHVWEYDFNGDASIVESYISYLRRKVDIDPEAPALIQTKRGVGYVLRTAEKR